A portion of the Cellulophaga algicola DSM 14237 genome contains these proteins:
- a CDS encoding DUF4199 domain-containing protein: protein MKPNQIEILKFGTRYGILTGIIGILFTSILISLDMLYSQSIEKSILGFIVLIVPIIFTIYTFRKKNNSLIVEQAIGVGVITALVAAIVTILFTYLLTNFILPDFWDNSAAYNKILLQEQNPAITIEELNEYITLKRKMYWITYPIILLFNLCIGFVVSLLSGILLKTK, encoded by the coding sequence ATGAAACCAAATCAAATTGAAATTTTAAAGTTTGGAACAAGATATGGTATACTAACAGGAATTATAGGTATTCTTTTTACCTCTATATTAATTTCATTAGATATGTTATATAGTCAATCTATAGAAAAATCTATACTGGGCTTTATAGTACTAATTGTTCCTATCATTTTTACAATTTATACTTTTAGAAAAAAAAACAACTCTTTAATTGTAGAACAAGCAATTGGTGTAGGCGTTATTACTGCTCTGGTCGCTGCAATAGTAACCATCCTATTTACCTATTTATTAACTAATTTTATACTTCCCGATTTCTGGGATAATTCTGCAGCTTACAATAAAATTTTACTTCAAGAACAAAACCCCGCAATAACCATAGAAGAGCTAAATGAGTATATTACACTCAAGCGTAAAATGTATTGGATAACCTATCCTATCATTTTACTTTTTAACCTATGTATTGGCTTTGTTGTTTCTTTACTTAGTGGTATTCTATTAAAAACTAAGTAA
- a CDS encoding glycosyltransferase family 2 protein: MNLSIIIPLLNEEESLKELHNWIVSVMESNNFSYEIIFIDDGSTDTSWKEITALTTTNPAVKGIRFLRNYGKSQALHAGFKAAAGEVIITMDADLQDNPDEIPKLYEAIRTEGFDLVSGWKKKRYDSVLSKNMPSKLFNWAARKTSGVKLHDFNCGLKAFNKKVVKNIEVSGEMHRYIPVLAKNAGFSNIGEKVVQHQARKYGKTKFGMERFINGFLDLITIWFVSKFGKRPMHLFGALGVLMFFVGFAFALYLGIDKLFIHKTGRLITDRPQFFISLTAMIIGTQLFLAGFLGEIMVRSKTNETRYTIAEELNTTILNEYSK; encoded by the coding sequence ATGAATTTATCTATTATCATACCTCTTCTTAATGAAGAAGAATCTTTAAAAGAATTACACAATTGGATTGTTTCCGTGATGGAAAGCAATAATTTCTCGTATGAGATTATTTTTATCGACGACGGCAGTACGGATACTTCTTGGAAAGAAATTACTGCTTTAACGACCACTAATCCTGCAGTAAAAGGCATCCGATTTTTACGTAATTACGGAAAATCTCAAGCATTACATGCTGGTTTCAAAGCAGCAGCTGGTGAAGTTATAATTACCATGGATGCAGACCTACAGGACAATCCTGATGAAATACCAAAATTATATGAAGCCATCAGAACAGAAGGATTTGATCTTGTTTCTGGATGGAAGAAAAAAAGATATGATTCCGTTTTAAGTAAAAATATGCCGTCTAAGCTCTTTAATTGGGCTGCTCGAAAAACTTCAGGCGTAAAACTTCATGATTTTAATTGCGGACTTAAAGCCTTTAATAAGAAAGTAGTTAAAAATATAGAGGTTTCTGGAGAAATGCACCGCTATATTCCTGTACTTGCAAAAAATGCAGGTTTTTCTAATATTGGAGAAAAAGTAGTCCAACACCAAGCCCGAAAATATGGGAAGACAAAATTTGGAATGGAGCGTTTTATCAATGGCTTTCTAGATTTAATTACCATTTGGTTTGTATCTAAATTCGGAAAACGCCCTATGCATTTATTTGGTGCATTAGGGGTATTAATGTTTTTTGTAGGATTTGCTTTTGCCTTATATTTGGGTATTGATAAATTATTTATTCATAAAACAGGACGATTAATTACAGATAGGCCACAATTTTTCATTTCATTAACCGCCATGATTATTGGTACACAATTATTTTTAGCCGGTTTTTTAGGTGAAATAATGGTACGATCAAAAACAAACGAAACACGCTATACCATAGCAGAAGAACTAAACACAACAATTTTAAACGAATATTCTAAATAA
- a CDS encoding phospho-sugar mutase, with the protein MDNILNTAKTWLTDFFDADTKKEVQDLIDNNTEELKDRFYKNMEFGTGGMRGVMGAGTNRINKYTLGKSTQGLSNYLNEVYKGEELKVVIAFDCRHNSDTLAKTVAEVFSANGIKVYLFSELRTTPELSFAVRHLNCHAGIVLTASHNPPEYNGYKVYWTDGGQIVPPQDGKIVAEINSLSFEDINFKANPDLIELIDKEVDEAFISESVARGSFNAKGKDDFKIVFTSLHGTSITAIPEVLKRAGYKNVTIIEEQAKPDGNFPTVKSPNPEEPEALSMAIKKAEAIGADMVVGTDPDSDRLGIAVRNLDGEMEILNGNQAMVLMTKFLLEKAKQEGFKGNEFVASTIVSTPMMEAMSNAYGVEYKTALTGFKWIGKMIKDFPNQNFIGGGEESFGFMVGDFVRDKDAVTSTLLACEIAANAKANGSSFYKDLIDCYVDYGFYKEKLISLTKKGMQGAEEIKQMMIDFKENPVLSIDGSKVIIVDDYNTSTSKNLKTGEVSTIDIPKSNVLIYTTEDGTKMAARPSGTEPKIKFYFSINTSLATASAFKEVNAKLEAKVARILSELKLN; encoded by the coding sequence ATGGACAACATACTAAATACCGCTAAAACTTGGTTAACCGATTTTTTTGATGCTGATACTAAAAAAGAAGTTCAGGATTTAATAGATAACAATACGGAAGAGCTAAAAGACAGGTTCTATAAAAATATGGAATTTGGTACTGGCGGTATGCGCGGAGTAATGGGTGCCGGAACAAACAGAATTAACAAATACACATTAGGAAAAAGCACGCAAGGTTTAAGTAATTATTTAAACGAAGTTTATAAAGGTGAAGAGTTAAAAGTGGTCATTGCTTTTGACTGTCGCCATAATAGTGATACCCTAGCAAAAACTGTTGCAGAAGTATTTTCTGCGAACGGAATTAAAGTTTACTTATTTTCAGAACTAAGAACAACTCCAGAGCTTTCTTTTGCGGTTAGACATTTAAATTGCCATGCTGGTATTGTACTTACAGCATCGCATAATCCACCTGAATATAACGGTTACAAAGTATATTGGACCGATGGCGGACAAATTGTACCCCCACAAGACGGAAAGATTGTTGCAGAAATAAATTCGCTTTCTTTTGAGGATATTAATTTTAAAGCCAACCCTGACTTAATAGAATTAATAGACAAAGAAGTTGATGAAGCTTTTATTTCAGAATCTGTTGCCAGAGGTAGCTTTAATGCAAAAGGTAAAGACGATTTTAAAATAGTGTTCACTTCCTTACACGGAACATCTATCACTGCTATTCCAGAAGTTCTAAAACGCGCTGGATATAAAAACGTGACGATTATAGAAGAGCAAGCTAAACCAGACGGTAACTTTCCAACGGTAAAATCTCCCAATCCAGAAGAGCCAGAAGCACTTTCTATGGCGATTAAAAAAGCAGAAGCTATTGGAGCTGATATGGTGGTAGGTACAGATCCTGATAGTGATAGATTAGGGATTGCAGTACGTAACCTTGATGGTGAAATGGAAATTTTGAACGGAAACCAAGCCATGGTTTTAATGACTAAATTTCTTTTAGAAAAAGCAAAGCAAGAAGGTTTTAAGGGGAACGAATTTGTTGCCTCTACGATTGTTTCTACACCTATGATGGAAGCCATGTCTAATGCCTATGGTGTAGAATACAAAACTGCATTAACAGGATTTAAATGGATTGGAAAAATGATAAAAGATTTCCCTAACCAAAACTTTATTGGTGGTGGTGAGGAGAGCTTTGGTTTTATGGTGGGTGATTTTGTTCGCGATAAAGATGCCGTTACCTCTACCCTATTAGCTTGTGAGATTGCTGCAAATGCAAAAGCAAATGGCAGCTCTTTCTATAAAGATTTAATTGATTGTTATGTGGATTATGGCTTCTACAAAGAGAAACTTATTTCTTTAACCAAAAAAGGGATGCAAGGTGCGGAAGAGATCAAGCAGATGATGATTGATTTTAAAGAAAATCCTGTTCTTAGTATTGATGGTTCTAAAGTGATTATCGTTGATGACTACAACACATCAACCTCTAAAAACCTTAAAACTGGTGAAGTATCTACTATTGATATTCCTAAATCTAACGTATTAATCTATACCACGGAAGATGGTACCAAAATGGCCGCAAGACCAAGTGGAACAGAACCTAAAATCAAATTTTATTTCAGCATCAATACTTCTTTAGCTACTGCCTCGGCATTCAAAGAAGTTAATGCCAAATTAGAAGCTAAAGTTGCTCGTATTTTGAGTGAACTTAAATTGAATTAA
- a CDS encoding ABC transporter ATP-binding protein, translated as MDNYKKILRYAKPYRSYGYLNIFFNILYALFSALSFAALMPMLNVLFDKNEALTVAPTYTGISNVKDYYMDYMNYQVTQYAAEDEMKGLVLVIGLVIVLFLLKNLANYFAMYFITFLRNGVLKDVRNSMYKKITELPISFYSEKRKGDVIARITSDVLEVQHSFLSVLELIVREPLTIIFTITVMFLISAQLTLFVFIFIPLSGYVISLIGKSLKKQSDDVQREQGEFLSVVEETLGGLRVIKAFNSESRFYKTFSASTTRFYNFSNKLLNRQNLASPSGEFLGILTIGVLLWFGGKMVLVDKTLDAPSFITYMSLAYGVLTPAKAISKAIYGVKKGDAAAERILEILETENPITEIANPVEKNTFDTGVALQNISFKYDDDYVLKNFNLKIPKGSTVALVGQSGSGKSTIANLVTRFYDVNEGSITIDGVNIKEYSKGSLRGLLGLVTQDSILFNETVRNNISLGKENATDEEIIEAAKIANAHDFIMELPKGYDTNIGDSGNKLSGGQKQRLSIARAVLKNPPIMILDEATSALDTESERLVQDALEKMMRNRTSIVIAHRLSTIQSADTIVVLQKGEIVEQGSHAELLAMNGTYKKLVSMQSLG; from the coding sequence ATGGATAATTACAAAAAGATTCTTCGTTACGCGAAACCTTACCGTAGCTACGGATATTTAAACATATTTTTCAACATCTTATACGCATTGTTCAGCGCGCTATCTTTTGCCGCGCTGATGCCAATGCTAAATGTTTTATTTGATAAAAACGAAGCTTTAACAGTTGCACCTACCTATACAGGGATAAGTAATGTTAAAGATTATTACATGGATTACATGAATTACCAAGTAACCCAATATGCTGCAGAAGATGAAATGAAAGGTTTAGTCTTAGTTATTGGCCTTGTAATTGTATTATTTCTACTAAAGAATTTGGCTAATTATTTTGCCATGTATTTTATTACATTTTTAAGAAACGGCGTTCTCAAAGATGTCCGTAATTCGATGTATAAAAAAATTACGGAGCTTCCTATTTCATTTTACTCTGAAAAGCGAAAAGGAGATGTTATTGCACGGATTACTTCAGATGTATTAGAAGTTCAACACTCCTTCTTGTCAGTTTTAGAACTAATTGTGCGTGAACCGTTGACCATAATCTTCACAATTACGGTAATGTTTTTGATCAGCGCTCAATTGACCCTATTTGTTTTTATTTTTATTCCACTTTCAGGTTACGTAATCTCTTTGATTGGGAAGTCCCTAAAAAAACAATCTGATGACGTGCAACGTGAGCAAGGAGAATTTTTATCGGTTGTAGAAGAAACTCTTGGTGGCTTACGGGTTATTAAAGCATTCAATTCTGAATCTCGTTTTTACAAAACTTTCTCAGCATCTACTACTCGTTTTTATAATTTTTCAAATAAATTATTAAACCGTCAAAATCTAGCATCCCCGTCTGGTGAATTCTTAGGAATTCTAACGATTGGTGTTTTACTATGGTTCGGAGGTAAAATGGTTTTAGTAGATAAAACATTAGACGCACCTTCTTTCATTACTTACATGAGTTTAGCGTATGGTGTTTTAACGCCAGCTAAGGCAATAAGCAAGGCAATTTATGGTGTCAAAAAAGGAGATGCTGCTGCGGAACGTATTCTTGAAATATTAGAAACAGAAAACCCGATTACCGAAATAGCTAATCCGGTAGAAAAAAATACATTTGATACTGGTGTAGCTTTACAAAACATAAGCTTTAAGTACGATGATGATTATGTACTTAAAAACTTCAACCTAAAGATACCAAAAGGATCTACTGTAGCGCTTGTAGGGCAATCTGGGAGTGGAAAAAGTACAATTGCTAATCTTGTTACGCGCTTTTATGATGTTAACGAAGGGAGCATCACTATAGACGGAGTGAATATTAAAGAATACTCCAAAGGCTCTTTACGCGGACTTTTAGGTTTAGTGACACAAGATTCTATTCTTTTTAACGAGACTGTTCGTAATAACATCAGTTTAGGAAAAGAAAATGCAACAGATGAAGAGATTATAGAAGCAGCAAAAATAGCGAATGCTCATGATTTTATTATGGAGCTGCCTAAAGGTTATGATACCAACATTGGAGATAGTGGGAATAAATTAAGCGGCGGGCAAAAACAACGTTTGTCTATTGCACGTGCCGTATTAAAAAACCCTCCTATCATGATTCTAGACGAAGCTACTTCTGCTTTAGATACAGAAAGTGAACGTTTGGTACAAGATGCTTTAGAAAAAATGATGCGCAACCGTACTTCTATTGTTATTGCACACCGTTTATCTACCATACAGAGCGCAGATACTATCGTGGTATTACAAAAAGGAGAAATTGTAGAGCAAGGTTCACATGCAGAACTTTTAGCGATGAATGGCACCTACAAGAAGTTAGTGTCAATGCAATCCTTAGGATAA
- a CDS encoding RNA polymerase sigma factor — MIEEALLVEQLQTEATQKRAFELLVNTYKERLYWHIRRIVLDHDDTDDVLQNTFIKVFRNINGFKGESKLYSWMYRIATNEALSFLNSKSKKLNISNSEIQEKMIANLESDVYFEGDYIQLALQKAIATLPEKQKLVFNMKYYQEMKYEEISAILETSVGALKASYHLASKKIEAFLKED; from the coding sequence TTGATAGAAGAAGCTCTCTTAGTTGAACAACTACAAACAGAGGCCACGCAAAAACGGGCTTTTGAATTGTTGGTGAATACCTACAAAGAGAGACTCTATTGGCATATAAGACGCATTGTTTTAGATCATGATGATACTGATGATGTTTTGCAGAACACGTTTATAAAGGTGTTCAGAAACATTAACGGCTTTAAAGGTGAAAGCAAACTATATTCTTGGATGTATCGGATAGCCACAAACGAAGCTCTTTCATTTTTAAATTCAAAAAGTAAAAAATTGAATATTAGCAATTCTGAAATTCAGGAAAAGATGATTGCTAACTTGGAATCTGACGTTTATTTCGAAGGTGATTATATTCAATTAGCATTACAGAAAGCTATTGCCACATTACCCGAAAAGCAGAAATTAGTTTTCAATATGAAATATTATCAAGAAATGAAATATGAAGAAATTTCAGCTATTCTTGAGACATCGGTAGGAGCCTTAAAAGCATCTTATCATTTAGCCTCTAAAAAAATTGAAGCATTTTTAAAAGAAGATTAA
- a CDS encoding WD40/YVTN/BNR-like repeat-containing protein — protein MKHVYFALLLLLLWSCNEEKPSRLFTSVAIESIYEDSLNIRALEIIDHTLAFSANKGFVGTVDLNSGKVFGTNIQYDSIHPEFRSIAHTATDVFVLSAGNPALLYKTGDNGKFELVYKEEDESVFYDAMTFWNDKEGIAIGDSMEGCLSIIVTRDGGLTWKKQECSALPKGIVGEGAFAASNTNIKVIGTKTWVATTHGRIYYSDDKANTWTVIPTPVLHAEATQGIYSLDFYNDKIGFAIGGDYTKPEVTKKNKAVTVDGGNTWALVADKAAPGYKSCVQFIPNSKGKGLVAVGFTGISYSNDTGATWTKLSDEGFFTLRFKNDSVAYAAGKGRVSELIFK, from the coding sequence ATGAAACACGTTTATTTTGCCCTATTGTTACTATTATTATGGTCTTGTAATGAAGAGAAACCATCAAGATTATTCACTTCTGTTGCAATTGAAAGTATTTACGAGGATTCTTTAAATATTAGAGCACTAGAAATTATTGATCATACGCTTGCATTTTCTGCAAATAAGGGGTTTGTAGGGACGGTAGATTTAAACTCAGGGAAAGTTTTTGGTACCAATATCCAATATGATTCTATCCATCCTGAATTTAGAAGTATAGCACATACCGCTACAGATGTTTTTGTGCTCTCTGCAGGAAACCCAGCTTTGTTGTATAAAACTGGGGATAATGGCAAATTTGAATTGGTCTACAAAGAAGAGGATGAAAGCGTTTTTTATGATGCGATGACTTTTTGGAATGATAAGGAGGGAATTGCGATTGGTGATAGTATGGAAGGTTGCCTCTCTATTATTGTAACCCGAGATGGGGGATTAACATGGAAAAAGCAAGAATGTTCTGCATTACCCAAAGGTATCGTAGGCGAGGGTGCTTTTGCAGCAAGTAATACCAATATAAAAGTTATTGGCACTAAAACATGGGTGGCAACTACGCACGGACGTATATATTATTCTGATGATAAGGCGAATACTTGGACGGTTATCCCAACTCCGGTGCTACATGCTGAAGCAACGCAGGGTATCTATTCTCTTGATTTTTATAATGATAAAATTGGTTTTGCAATCGGTGGAGATTATACGAAACCCGAGGTTACAAAAAAGAATAAAGCCGTAACTGTAGATGGTGGTAATACTTGGGCGCTAGTTGCAGATAAGGCAGCACCAGGGTATAAAAGCTGTGTGCAATTTATACCTAACTCTAAAGGGAAAGGATTGGTTGCAGTAGGTTTTACAGGAATTAGCTATTCTAATGACACAGGGGCAACTTGGACGAAATTATCGGACGAAGGTTTTTTTACACTCCGTTTTAAAAATGATTCTGTGGCCTATGCTGCAGGAAAAGGAAGAGTATCTGAATTAATATTTAAGTAA
- a CDS encoding RsmB/NOP family class I SAM-dependent RNA methyltransferase — MKLHRNLVFAVVDALNLIFNEEEYADKVVQKVLKFDKRWGARDRGFIAETTYEIVRYKRLYIEIAEVKAPFSRPNLFRVFAVWAVLRGIELPDWKQIETVPNRKIKGRFDELSKIRKFKESIPDWMDEIGVKSLGEKRWTKELNALNQQADVILRANTLKTTKEALRANLLENGIDCEPIAGYTDALKLAERGNVFRTDAFQNGMFEVQDASSQLVAEFLDVKPGQRVIDTCAGAGGKTLHIAALMENKGQLIAMDIYENKLKELKRRAKRNGAFNIEPRVIDSTKVIKKLYGKADRILIDAPCTGLGVLRRNPDAKWKLQPEFLEKIMATQQEILRSYSKMLKPEGKMVYATCSILPQENNEQVKSFLASEEGRDFRLIKENKIYASESGYDGFYMALLEKIAEKTA; from the coding sequence ATGAAGCTACATAGAAATTTGGTGTTTGCTGTTGTTGATGCCTTAAACCTCATTTTTAATGAAGAGGAATATGCTGATAAAGTAGTTCAGAAAGTACTAAAATTTGATAAACGTTGGGGTGCTCGCGATAGAGGTTTTATTGCAGAAACCACCTATGAAATTGTACGTTACAAACGTTTATATATAGAAATTGCAGAAGTTAAAGCTCCTTTTAGCAGGCCTAATTTATTTAGAGTATTTGCTGTTTGGGCTGTATTAAGGGGTATAGAATTACCCGATTGGAAGCAAATAGAAACCGTTCCTAATCGTAAGATTAAAGGTCGTTTTGATGAACTTTCAAAAATTAGAAAATTCAAAGAATCTATTCCAGATTGGATGGATGAAATAGGAGTGAAATCATTAGGAGAAAAACGTTGGACCAAAGAACTTAATGCTTTAAACCAACAAGCGGATGTTATTTTAAGAGCAAATACCCTAAAAACAACAAAAGAAGCCTTAAGAGCTAACTTATTGGAGAATGGAATAGATTGTGAACCTATTGCAGGGTATACAGATGCTTTAAAGTTAGCAGAACGTGGTAATGTATTTAGAACAGATGCTTTTCAAAACGGAATGTTTGAAGTACAAGATGCATCTTCACAGCTAGTTGCTGAATTTTTAGATGTAAAACCTGGGCAACGTGTTATAGATACTTGTGCTGGTGCTGGCGGTAAAACATTGCATATTGCGGCATTAATGGAGAACAAAGGGCAATTAATTGCCATGGATATCTATGAAAATAAGCTTAAGGAATTAAAGCGAAGAGCAAAACGTAATGGTGCTTTTAATATAGAACCTAGAGTTATAGATTCTACTAAAGTTATTAAAAAACTGTACGGAAAAGCAGATCGTATTTTGATTGATGCGCCTTGTACAGGCTTAGGAGTTTTACGCAGAAATCCAGATGCAAAATGGAAGCTGCAACCAGAATTTTTAGAAAAAATAATGGCTACGCAACAAGAAATTCTTCGCAGTTATAGTAAGATGCTAAAACCAGAAGGAAAAATGGTATATGCTACTTGCTCTATTTTACCACAAGAAAACAACGAACAAGTAAAATCTTTTTTAGCTTCTGAGGAAGGAAGAGACTTTAGATTAATCAAAGAAAACAAAATTTATGCTTCAGAAAGCGGTTATGATGGCTTTTACATGGCATTGTTAGAAAAAATAGCTGAAAAAACAGCATAA